A stretch of Schistocerca americana isolate TAMUIC-IGC-003095 chromosome 3, iqSchAmer2.1, whole genome shotgun sequence DNA encodes these proteins:
- the LOC124606359 gene encoding uncharacterized protein LOC124606359, translating to MLMGGVVSLLEGDFRRRFRLFSTAVGRRQSLPIWELITSSQLATNMSVQLSNDQESGFYVQYLFEIGESHVAAVAKGLIKFESHFCNVLSPEDNLINYVFPRFHENSSNGEYLCERDVMAPKNESMGNDNTKTIAQLPGGVTTSIDTMVARDDTIHIPKPLELSGMPTHKLVL from the coding sequence ATGTTGATGGGTGGTGTCGTTTCCTTGCTAGAAGGTGACTTCCGCCGACGCTTCCGCTTATTTAGTACGGCAGTGGGCAGACGACAATCCTTGCCAATATGGGAACTAATAACAAGTTCACAGCTTGCAACTAATATGAGCGTACAACTCAGCAACGACCAAGAGTCTGGGTTCTATGTTCAATACCTCTTCGAGATCGGCGAGAGCCACGTGGCAGCTGTTGCTAAAGGCCTAATAAAATTTGAAAGCCACTTCTGCAATGTTTTAAGCCCGGAAGACAACCTAATTAATTACGTTTTTCCAAGATTTCATGAAAATTCGAGCAACGGCGAGTATTTATGTGAAAGAGATGTCATGGCGCCTAAGAATGAATCGATGGGAAACGACAATACAAAAACTATTGCTCAATTACCTGGTGGGGTGACCACGTCGATCGATACAATGGTGGCAAGAGATGACACAATTCATATTCCCAAACCATTAGAGCTGTCTGGGATGCCGACCCACAAATTGGTGCTGTAG